The DNA sequence TCTTCAATAATCTTACATATTCATGTGTAGGAATAGTTCATTTCAAACACTAAACAGGGACTGAAACCACAGGATCCTTAGACTATAAATGTACTGCTGTCTCGATCTAACCAAGTTGGATTTTTCAGTCCATCTGTCAATCAACCATTTCACATTCCTCCTTTGATAGTCTTTGAACCCAGAGGCATCAACTCAGTTGAATTGATAAATAAAGATTGTGGACTTGTGAATTATAGTCATCCACTGCACAATCTGCAacagcgggattcgaacctgagCCCACTCAATCACTACTCAGGTGCACTACCAACTGAGTAATCCGGCCACTGGTGATTGAGGTCGTCTGACTGCCACATTCTTCCCTCcataaatgtcttcacactttgACGACATGCAAATAACCTGTAGGATATTTTTTTCCTGGCAGGCATTTTTACCTGtgagttccaggggctggtctaccaAACCAGACTGGGGATTTGAACCTTGGCCCCTGAATTTCTAGTCAGATGTTCTACCAACTCATCTGGCACCAAAGATCAAACCTGTCTGCCACAGGGGAAGGAGAGACTCCTTTGCTTCAATGTAATAATATTACTGTAGGGAATCAAACAGAAAACTTACATTAATATTACTCATCAGGTTCTACCACTGCCAATATACTATCCAGACCAATATTCATCTGTGgcaatattcaaaattttatagcACATTGTGTGTAAATCAGTGGGCAGATCCAGGTTTTGAATTAAGGAAGGGCTAAAGTAGGCTAGACTTGATAGGACCACCTACCCTAGTGGACCCTGATAAGGGACAAGAGAATGGAACATGTGGGAGGGGAAGACAGGAGAAGGGGGCGGGGCTAAGTACCCTCtactagggctgaaacgatatgcCCCCTtctagtgttaaatctaggatctagagagggcacacacATCATGTGCTAaaaagggcacttttcgtcgcggcaagacaatttcggggcgctttcattgtatcatactataatagtaataaaataataatttagcctctttaaaagttaatacctcctgccttgattttaaacttttcaatcaaccttgtgaaataaagaacaattgtttatattaagaaatatttttaaaaatcttatagagaaaaaagggcatggtgcaattaaaaagggcatggcgccagccaaaaagggcatggcgcggcgccatgctagtttgctttagatttaacgCTACCCTTCACGATACAATACATTTTGCAATACTTTTTATATGCCATGATTTAATACTTTCTATACGATACAATTTactgaagaaaaatttaattaccaagattcaaaatcatgattttaaaaGCAAAGTGTTCCCAAACTGCCAAACGGTAAAATGCCTGTGGTTCTatagtttaaactgataaagttcattattattttcgtcaGACTTGAGGCAAACAACAGTCTGAAGGTTAGTCAATGCTatattttgtccctcatgcaggtaaaaataatGAGCACAGGCTgagcctgatgtattttactgaacccatttgtaataaacgtatcgAACTGAAAATTGAGGCAATGAATCAAGCATTtctattgaacagtatcgatatttcggtgaatcatTTCAGTCCTACCTTCTAcgtctttcttttcttttcaatttagGAAGCAAAActggaaatgaaataaatttgtttgtttgatatcatATGCACAGTGTATACCAATTCAGAACTTGATTTCCAaattttacattctacttttctctctcactctctctctctcagtagAATGTGTGAATGAATGCCCCTCCCCCTTAAATCGGATTTACACAGTTGGGGTTCTATTGACAGTGCTGGCATTATTTTAGTCGTCTGTGATAATCTACATCAGTTGTGTCATGCAAACAATGAtcctatatatgtattttttttatcaggatGGAATCACATGCAAATTTTCATATCAAGCACAGGGTGGAACCAatgaggtatatatatatatatatattttttttttttatatcatgtcGAAATTCAAAGATGATCAACTCAATGATAAGCAgagcatatatataattttgtttgtaaagtATGAATTGATgaaaatcattgattgattgactagGTCAACCACATTTAAAGGCTTTCTAGCTTGAGATGGTgcatttatgatacaagtataTATGCTGATTTTGGTGTTTAGAATTAATTGCACTTGTCAATGTTTAACATGAAACCCTGATTTGCAAACACTGCTGTGGCACGGGAATACAGAGCTCTAAGAGAAATCATGTGGTGCTTTCTGTTACAAATATTTACCTGTTGCTGACATTCACAAATGTCTGATTTAACATTAGTTATGTCTATTTTGTAGGAGTGGACAATGGGAATGGTCAAAAGTGAGGACGGCCGGGATTTCAGCTGTTCTGTAGAACGCCCCAGTGGTCACTCCTACCTCTTCTTCCAAGCCTTTAAAATGGAAGTCACAGGAATACCAACTGTAGAGGGGGAGGTCTATGTAAGCATCCAGAGACAAATGTCTGTCAAATTTATTATGCAGTTGatcatttgaaatgttttttttatactgGGAAACGTTTTAGTAGAATACATGAATTTACCTGTTATTCACAGGGGCCTGACATGACTCCGCTGAAGTCCGAGGAATACAAATTTGACAAGGCTGCCAATCAAAGTATGTATTCCTGTTCCTGATTTATCGTTACTGGGGATGAAGACATGTACAGGGATAAGGTGTGGGTGTTGTATTAGGGAGGAAACTGGAGG is a window from the Ostrea edulis chromosome 5, xbOstEdul1.1, whole genome shotgun sequence genome containing:
- the LOC125649568 gene encoding myeloid-derived growth factor-like produces the protein MQRFLVILSVVAAVRCFEMNEDQIQVANFNVKPGGALLSFEKDWDGITCKFSYQAQGGTNEEWTMGMVKSEDGRDFSCSVERPSGHSYLFFQAFKMEVTGIPTVEGEVYGPDMTPLKSEEYKFDKAANQITETGKFHSQLDKVVLYARRGKSEL